The Micromonospora krabiensis genome window below encodes:
- the lexA gene encoding transcriptional repressor LexA, whose translation MTEDRASRPKNPQQIAEAGPPAARRRGSARSRTGQPAVRAVTPVVSTFPDPASVDLTARQRRILEFIRTWVERHGYPPSVREIGEAVGLVSPSSVAYQLKELEKKGFLRRDPNRPRAVDVRAPSDVVDDELSRAQRPTPAYVPMLGRIAAGGPILAEQAVEDIFPLPRELVGEGEVFMLQVKGDSMLDAAICDGDWVVVRQQPTAESGDIVAAMLDGEATVKTYRRRDGHVWLMPQNPAFDPIPGDDATIMGRVVAVLRRI comes from the coding sequence GTGACCGAGGACCGGGCCAGCCGGCCGAAGAACCCGCAGCAGATCGCCGAGGCGGGTCCACCGGCCGCTCGGCGCCGGGGCAGCGCCCGCAGCCGGACGGGCCAGCCCGCCGTGCGCGCCGTCACCCCGGTGGTCAGCACCTTCCCCGACCCGGCGTCGGTCGACCTGACCGCCCGCCAGCGGCGCATCCTGGAGTTCATCCGCACCTGGGTCGAGCGGCACGGCTACCCGCCGAGCGTCCGCGAGATCGGTGAGGCCGTGGGCCTGGTGTCGCCGTCCAGCGTCGCCTACCAGCTGAAGGAGTTGGAGAAGAAGGGCTTCCTGCGGCGCGACCCCAACCGCCCGCGCGCCGTCGACGTCCGCGCCCCGAGCGACGTGGTCGACGACGAGCTGAGCCGCGCCCAGCGCCCCACCCCGGCCTACGTGCCGATGCTGGGTCGGATCGCCGCCGGTGGCCCGATCCTCGCCGAGCAGGCCGTGGAGGACATCTTCCCGTTGCCCCGCGAGCTGGTCGGTGAGGGCGAGGTCTTCATGCTCCAGGTCAAGGGCGACTCGATGCTCGACGCGGCGATCTGCGACGGCGACTGGGTGGTGGTCCGCCAGCAGCCGACCGCTGAGTCCGGCGACATCGTCGCCGCCATGCTCGACGGCGAGGCGACGGTGAAGACCTACCGCCGCCGGGACGGGCACGTGTGGCTGATGCCGCAGAACCCGGCCTTCGACCCGATCCCCGGTGACGACGCGACCATCATGGGCCGGGTCGTCGCCGTCCTCCGCCGCATCTGA
- the hflX gene encoding GTPase HflX, translated as MRDQDTVVVSFEDEELEATTGEFELSERQALRRVPGLSTELSDITEVEYRQLRLERVVLVGVWTEGSQSDAENSLTELAALAETAGSQVLEGLIQRRGRPDPATYIGRGKVDDLSGVVRATGADTVICDGELSPSQLRNLEQRTKVKVVDRTALILDIFAQHAKSKEGKAQVELAQLEYLLPRLRGWGETLSRQTGGSGRGGGAGGGVGVRGPGETKLETDRRRIRHRIARLRREIKSMSTVRQTKRSRRTRNSVPAVAIAGYTNAGKSSLLNRLTGAGVLVEDALFATLDPTTRRATASDGRLYTLSDTVGFVRHLPHQIVEAFRSTLEEVADADLVVHVVDGTHPDPEEQVRAVREVLAEVGADRLPELLVVNKIDATDEETLLRLKRLWPEAVFVSAHSGRGVEDLRATIEARLPQPAVECRAVLPYDRGDLVARVHRLGEVLSTAHLPEGTLLHVRVSEAIAAELAPYAQERVFAAGA; from the coding sequence TTGCGAGACCAGGACACCGTCGTCGTTTCCTTCGAAGATGAGGAGCTCGAGGCCACCACCGGCGAGTTCGAGCTGTCGGAGCGGCAGGCGTTGCGTCGGGTCCCCGGCCTCTCCACCGAGCTCAGCGACATCACCGAGGTCGAATACCGGCAGCTGCGGCTGGAGCGGGTCGTCCTCGTGGGCGTCTGGACCGAGGGCAGCCAGAGCGACGCCGAGAACTCCCTCACCGAGCTCGCCGCGCTCGCCGAGACGGCCGGCTCACAGGTGCTGGAGGGCCTCATCCAGCGGCGCGGCCGACCCGACCCGGCGACCTACATCGGGCGCGGCAAGGTCGACGACCTGAGCGGTGTGGTGCGTGCCACCGGCGCCGACACGGTCATCTGCGACGGTGAGCTGTCCCCGTCGCAGCTGCGCAACCTGGAGCAGCGCACCAAGGTGAAGGTCGTCGACCGCACCGCGCTGATCCTCGACATCTTCGCGCAGCACGCCAAGAGCAAGGAAGGTAAGGCGCAGGTCGAGCTGGCCCAGCTCGAATACCTGCTGCCGCGCCTGCGTGGTTGGGGTGAGACCCTCTCCCGGCAGACCGGCGGTAGCGGCCGCGGCGGCGGCGCCGGCGGCGGCGTGGGCGTGCGTGGTCCGGGTGAGACCAAGCTCGAGACCGACCGGCGTCGCATCCGGCACCGGATCGCCCGGCTGCGCCGCGAGATCAAGAGCATGAGCACGGTACGCCAGACGAAGCGTTCGCGTCGTACCCGCAACTCGGTCCCGGCAGTGGCCATCGCCGGCTACACCAACGCCGGCAAGTCGAGCCTGCTCAACCGGCTCACCGGTGCGGGTGTGCTGGTGGAGGACGCGCTGTTCGCCACCCTCGACCCGACGACTCGGCGGGCCACCGCCTCCGACGGTCGCCTCTACACGCTCTCCGACACGGTCGGGTTCGTCCGGCACCTGCCGCACCAGATCGTCGAGGCGTTCCGCTCGACGCTGGAGGAGGTCGCCGACGCCGACCTGGTGGTGCACGTGGTCGACGGCACGCACCCGGACCCGGAGGAGCAGGTGCGGGCCGTCCGCGAGGTGCTGGCGGAGGTGGGCGCCGACCGGCTGCCCGAGCTCCTGGTGGTCAACAAGATCGACGCCACCGACGAGGAGACGCTCCTGCGGTTGAAGCGGCTCTGGCCGGAGGCGGTCTTCGTGTCGGCCCACTCGGGTCGGGGCGTCGAGGACCTGCGCGCCACGATCGAGGCGCGGCTGCCGCAGCCTGCGGTGGAGTGCCGGGCGGTGCTGCCGTACGACCGGGGCGACCTGGTCGCCCGGGTGCACCGGCTCGGTGAGGTGCTCAGCACCGCTCACCTGCCGGAAGGCACGCTGCTGCACGTGCGGGTGAGCGAGGCGATCGCCGCCGAGTTGGCCCCGTACGCGCAGGAGCGGGTGTTCGCCGCGGGCGCGTGA
- a CDS encoding FAD-dependent monooxygenase yields MRGAGLRVLIVGGGVAGLATAAALRGWGATLDVVERTAVPGDAGTGIYLTGNATRMLDVLGVRQPVADVAVEIKQQRSANQQGRALFDIDVAGLWDGVGPCVSLRRADLHRALLAHVADVPIRWGRQPVTLTQEGDRVAVGFDDDTTERYDLVVGADGVNSTVRRVAFDAHAARTLPQYAYRWLAPRLDSEPVWSVLLGRGTQFLTIPVSDEQTYCYYNDGAAADRPGWRDELRAAYPERVGALLDALDADGATPHAGWNQEVVLRSWSRGSVLLIGDAAHATSPNMAQGAAMALEDAVVLAESLTAAGSVGEALRAYETRRRPRTDWVLAQTHRRDKALGLPAVLRDTVMRRLGEKMFRSNYGPLFAQP; encoded by the coding sequence GTGCGGGGTGCGGGTCTGCGGGTCCTGATCGTCGGTGGTGGTGTCGCCGGGCTGGCGACGGCCGCCGCGTTGCGCGGGTGGGGCGCGACGCTGGACGTGGTCGAGCGCACCGCCGTCCCCGGTGACGCCGGCACCGGCATCTACCTGACCGGCAACGCGACGCGGATGCTGGACGTGCTGGGCGTCCGGCAGCCGGTCGCCGACGTGGCCGTGGAGATCAAGCAGCAGCGCAGCGCCAACCAGCAGGGGCGTGCGCTCTTCGACATCGACGTCGCCGGCCTGTGGGACGGGGTCGGCCCCTGCGTGTCCCTGCGCCGGGCCGACCTGCACCGGGCCCTGCTCGCCCACGTCGCGGACGTGCCGATCCGGTGGGGCCGCCAGCCGGTCACGCTCACCCAGGAGGGCGACCGGGTCGCCGTCGGGTTCGACGACGACACCACCGAGCGGTACGACCTGGTGGTCGGCGCGGACGGGGTCAACTCGACGGTGCGGCGGGTCGCCTTCGACGCTCACGCGGCCCGCACCCTCCCCCAGTACGCGTACCGCTGGCTGGCCCCCCGGCTCGACTCCGAGCCGGTCTGGTCGGTGCTGCTCGGGCGCGGCACCCAGTTCCTCACCATCCCGGTCAGCGACGAGCAGACGTACTGCTACTACAACGACGGCGCGGCGGCCGACCGGCCGGGCTGGCGCGACGAACTGCGCGCCGCGTACCCGGAACGGGTCGGCGCGCTCCTCGACGCCCTCGACGCGGACGGCGCCACCCCGCACGCCGGCTGGAACCAGGAGGTCGTCCTCCGCTCCTGGTCCCGGGGGTCGGTGCTGCTGATCGGCGACGCCGCGCACGCCACCTCGCCGAACATGGCGCAGGGCGCGGCGATGGCGTTGGAGGACGCCGTCGTGCTCGCCGAGTCGCTCACCGCTGCCGGGAGCGTCGGCGAGGCGCTGCGGGCGTACGAGACGCGCCGCCGCCCGCGCACCGACTGGGTGCTCGCCCAGACGCACCGGCGGGACAAGGCCCTCGGACTGCCCGCGGTGCTGCGCGACACGGTGATGCGGCGTCTCGGCGAGAAGATGTTCCGGTCGAACTACGGGCCGCTGTTCGCCCAGCCCTGA
- the dapF gene encoding diaminopimelate epimerase, with translation MEFTKGHGTGNDFVILPDPDGALDLTPGLVAAICDRRRGIGADGVLRVVRSAKHPEGAALAGETEWFMDYWNADGSYAEMCGNGARVFVRYLLDTGLATATDAALPVATRAGVVRARVDGEVVAVEMRRPRLYDASTTHLDGLTLAGTAVDVGNPHLVCPLPAGLDLPELDLTRAPQFDPVLFPAGVNVEFTAPGAPVEGTDGHVLMRVYERGSAETLSCGTGACAVAAVALRDAARDTGVVAVDVPGGRLTVTVTDDTCWLAGPAVLVATGTLTPNTLTTP, from the coding sequence GTGGAGTTCACCAAGGGACACGGCACCGGCAACGACTTCGTGATCCTGCCCGACCCGGACGGGGCGCTCGACCTGACGCCCGGCCTGGTCGCGGCGATCTGCGACCGGCGCCGGGGCATCGGCGCGGACGGCGTCCTGCGGGTGGTCCGGTCCGCCAAGCACCCCGAGGGCGCCGCCCTGGCCGGCGAGACCGAGTGGTTCATGGACTACTGGAACGCCGACGGGTCGTACGCCGAGATGTGCGGCAACGGTGCCCGGGTGTTCGTCCGCTACCTGCTCGACACCGGGCTCGCCACGGCCACCGACGCGGCGCTTCCGGTGGCCACCCGGGCCGGCGTCGTGCGCGCGCGGGTCGACGGGGAGGTCGTCGCCGTCGAGATGCGCCGCCCCCGGCTGTACGACGCCTCCACCACCCACCTGGACGGCCTGACGCTCGCCGGCACCGCGGTGGACGTGGGCAACCCCCACCTGGTCTGCCCGCTACCCGCCGGGCTGGATCTGCCGGAGCTGGACCTCACCCGGGCGCCCCAGTTCGACCCGGTGCTCTTCCCGGCCGGGGTGAACGTCGAGTTCACCGCCCCCGGTGCCCCCGTCGAGGGCACCGACGGCCACGTGCTGATGCGCGTCTACGAGCGGGGCTCCGCCGAGACGCTCTCCTGCGGCACCGGGGCCTGCGCGGTCGCCGCCGTGGCGCTGCGCGACGCCGCCCGGGACACGGGTGTGGTGGCGGTGGACGTCCCCGGTGGCCGCCTCACGGTCACGGTGACCGACGACACCTGCTGGCTCGCCGGCCCCGCCGTCCTCGTAGCCACCGGCACCCTCACCCCGAACACCCTCACCACCCCCTGA
- a CDS encoding vitamin B12-dependent ribonucleotide reductase has protein sequence MGDRADEGGNGVTTSRSRNKAGAGLKVERVWTTEGVHPYDEVTWERRDVVMTNWRDGSINFEQRGVEYPESWSVNAANIVTTKYFRGAVGTPEREWSLKQLIDRVVTTYRTAGEEYGYFASPADAEIFAHELTWMLLHQVFSFNSPVWFNVGTPSPQQVSACFILAVDDSMDSILDWYKEEGLIFKGGSGSGVNLSRIRSSKELLSSGGTASGPVSFMRGADASAGTIKSGGATRRAAKMVILDVDHPDIEEFVVTKAREEDKIRALRDAGFDMDLGGADIVSVQYQNANNSVRVSDEFMGAVENDGPFDLRGRLDGAVIETINAKKLFRTISQAAWECADPGLQYDDTINDWHTCPETGRITASNPCSEYLHLDNSSCNLASLNLMKFLRADGGFEVEKFVKSVEFVITAMDISICFADFPTEKIGETTRAYRQLGIGYANLGALLMASGMPYDSDQGRSVAAAITSLMTGTAYRRSAELAGIVGAYDGYARNAEPHKRVMRKHAAANDEIKPAGTVATAIQREATKQWTLGNKIGDKNGWRNSQASVLAPTGTIGLMMDCDTTGVEPDLALVKFKKLVGGGSMQIVNQTVPRALRSLGYPEEQVEAIVEHIADHGHVVDAPGLKPEHYPVFDCAMGERSIAPMGHVRMMAAVQPFISGAISKTVNMPEQATVEDVEKIYFEGWKLGLKALAIYRDNCKVGQPLSAAKPNKATETPAAEVEKVVEYRPVRKRLPKKRPSQTVSFSVGGAEGYLTASSYPDDGLGEVFLKMSKQGSTLAGVMDAFSVAISIGLQYGVPLETYVSKFTNMRFEPAGMTDDPDVRMAASVMDYIFRRLALDFLPYERRAELGIFTAKERAAQLRAEAEAESGADLAAMAASAPVETKPEEPKTGPVAQPALEVADVAAAKPAPSVGSSTELLEAVIGKAADAPLCFTCGTKMRPAGSCYVCEGCGSTSGCS, from the coding sequence GTGGGTGACCGCGCAGACGAGGGGGGCAACGGCGTGACAACGAGCCGTTCACGGAACAAGGCGGGCGCGGGCCTGAAGGTCGAGCGGGTCTGGACGACGGAGGGGGTCCACCCGTACGACGAGGTCACCTGGGAGCGCCGGGACGTCGTCATGACGAACTGGCGCGACGGCTCGATCAACTTCGAGCAGCGCGGGGTGGAGTACCCCGAGTCGTGGAGCGTCAACGCGGCCAACATCGTGACCACCAAGTACTTCCGGGGCGCGGTGGGGACCCCGGAGCGCGAGTGGTCGCTCAAGCAACTGATCGACCGGGTGGTCACCACCTACCGCACCGCCGGTGAGGAGTACGGCTACTTCGCCAGCCCCGCCGACGCGGAGATCTTCGCCCACGAGCTGACCTGGATGCTGCTGCACCAGGTGTTCAGCTTCAACTCGCCGGTCTGGTTCAACGTGGGCACGCCCTCGCCCCAGCAGGTCAGCGCGTGCTTCATCCTCGCCGTCGACGACTCGATGGACTCGATCCTCGACTGGTACAAGGAGGAGGGGCTGATCTTCAAGGGCGGCTCCGGCTCCGGGGTGAACCTCTCCCGGATCCGCTCCTCCAAGGAGCTGCTCTCCTCCGGCGGCACCGCGTCCGGCCCGGTGAGCTTCATGCGCGGCGCCGATGCCTCGGCCGGCACCATCAAGTCCGGCGGCGCCACCCGCCGCGCGGCCAAGATGGTCATCCTCGACGTCGACCACCCGGACATCGAGGAGTTCGTGGTCACCAAGGCGCGCGAGGAGGACAAGATCCGCGCGCTGCGCGACGCCGGGTTCGACATGGACCTCGGCGGCGCCGACATCGTCAGCGTCCAGTACCAGAACGCCAACAACTCGGTCCGCGTCTCGGACGAGTTCATGGGCGCGGTCGAGAACGACGGCCCGTTCGACCTGCGTGGCCGGCTGGACGGCGCGGTGATCGAGACGATCAACGCGAAGAAGCTGTTCCGCACCATCTCCCAGGCCGCCTGGGAGTGCGCCGACCCCGGCCTCCAGTACGACGACACGATCAACGACTGGCACACCTGCCCGGAGACCGGGCGGATCACCGCGTCGAACCCGTGCTCGGAGTACCTGCACCTGGACAACTCCTCGTGCAACCTGGCGTCGCTCAACCTGATGAAGTTCCTCCGTGCCGACGGTGGCTTCGAGGTGGAGAAGTTCGTCAAGTCCGTCGAGTTCGTCATCACCGCGATGGACATCTCGATCTGCTTCGCCGACTTCCCGACCGAGAAGATCGGCGAGACCACCCGGGCCTACCGGCAGCTGGGCATCGGCTACGCCAACCTCGGAGCCCTGCTGATGGCGTCCGGGATGCCGTACGACTCGGACCAGGGTCGCTCGGTCGCCGCGGCGATCACCTCGCTGATGACCGGCACCGCCTACCGCCGCTCGGCCGAGCTGGCCGGCATCGTCGGCGCGTACGACGGCTACGCCCGCAACGCCGAGCCGCACAAGCGGGTCATGCGCAAGCACGCCGCCGCCAACGACGAGATCAAGCCCGCCGGCACGGTGGCCACGGCCATCCAGCGGGAGGCCACCAAGCAGTGGACCCTCGGCAACAAGATCGGTGACAAGAACGGCTGGCGGAACTCGCAGGCCAGTGTCCTCGCGCCGACCGGCACCATCGGCCTGATGATGGACTGCGACACCACCGGTGTGGAGCCGGACCTGGCGCTGGTCAAGTTCAAGAAGCTGGTCGGCGGCGGCTCCATGCAGATCGTCAACCAGACGGTCCCGCGGGCGCTGCGCAGCCTGGGCTACCCGGAGGAGCAGGTCGAGGCGATCGTCGAGCACATCGCCGACCACGGCCACGTCGTCGACGCCCCCGGCCTGAAGCCGGAGCACTACCCGGTCTTCGACTGCGCGATGGGCGAGCGGTCCATCGCCCCGATGGGCCACGTGCGGATGATGGCGGCCGTCCAGCCGTTCATCTCCGGCGCCATCTCCAAGACGGTCAACATGCCGGAGCAGGCCACCGTCGAGGACGTCGAGAAGATCTACTTCGAGGGCTGGAAGCTCGGCCTCAAGGCGCTGGCGATCTACCGCGACAACTGCAAGGTCGGCCAGCCGCTGTCCGCGGCCAAGCCGAACAAGGCCACCGAGACCCCGGCCGCCGAGGTCGAGAAGGTCGTCGAGTACCGCCCGGTGCGCAAGCGGCTGCCGAAGAAGCGCCCGTCGCAGACGGTCAGCTTCTCCGTCGGCGGCGCCGAGGGCTACCTCACCGCGTCGTCCTACCCGGACGACGGCCTCGGCGAGGTCTTCCTCAAGATGTCGAAGCAGGGCTCGACCCTCGCCGGCGTGATGGACGCCTTCTCGGTGGCCATCTCCATCGGTCTCCAGTACGGCGTCCCGCTGGAGACGTACGTCAGCAAGTTCACCAACATGCGCTTCGAGCCGGCCGGCATGACCGACGACCCGGACGTGCGGATGGCCGCCTCGGTGATGGACTACATCTTCCGTCGGCTGGCGCTGGACTTCCTGCCGTACGAGCGCCGTGCGGAGCTGGGCATCTTCACCGCCAAGGAGCGGGCCGCCCAGCTTCGGGCCGAGGCGGAGGCGGAGAGCGGCGCGGACCTCGCCGCGATGGCCGCCTCCGCCCCGGTCGAGACCAAGCCGGAGGAGCCGAAGACCGGCCCGGTCGCCCAGCCCGCGCTGGAGGTCGCCGACGTCGCCGCCGCCAAGCCGGCGCCGTCCGTCGGCTCCAGCACCGAGCTGCTGGAGGCCGTGATCGGCAAGGCCGCCGACGCGCCGCTCTGCTTCACCTGCGGCACGAAGATGCGCCCCGCCGGTAGCTGCTATGTCTGCGAGGGCTGCGGCTCCACCAGCGGCTGCAGCTGA
- the nrdR gene encoding transcriptional regulator NrdR — MRCPYCRHADSRVVDSREADDGQLIRRRRSCPECGKRFTTVEEAVLAVVKRSGVTEPFSRTKIIGGVRKACQGRPVDDDSLALLAQRVEETVRAKGAAEIPSHEVGLAILGPLRDLDEIAYLRFASVYRSFDSLADFEREIETLRAAARAREHDGADAVEAAGRTS; from the coding sequence ATGCGGTGTCCGTACTGCCGGCACGCCGACTCCCGGGTGGTCGACTCGCGGGAGGCCGACGACGGCCAGCTCATCCGGCGTCGGCGGTCGTGCCCGGAGTGCGGCAAGCGGTTCACCACGGTGGAGGAGGCCGTCCTCGCGGTCGTCAAGCGCAGTGGGGTGACCGAGCCGTTCAGCCGGACGAAGATCATCGGTGGGGTGCGCAAGGCGTGCCAGGGCCGGCCGGTGGATGACGACTCGCTCGCGCTCCTGGCGCAGCGCGTCGAGGAGACCGTCCGGGCCAAGGGGGCCGCCGAGATCCCCAGCCACGAGGTGGGGCTGGCCATCCTGGGCCCGCTGCGCGACCTGGACGAGATCGCCTACCTGCGGTTCGCCAGTGTCTACCGGTCCTTCGACTCGCTCGCCGACTTCGAGCGCGAGATCGAGACGTTGCGGGCCGCGGCCCGCGCCCGGGAGCACGACGGGGCCGACGCGGTCGAGGCCGCCGGTCGCACCAGCTGA
- a CDS encoding DUF2332 domain-containing protein — MTTAAAYREFATGETRGLSPAYERLSLAVSRDRDLLDLIDTLPPVKRQPNLLFGVVRLLGGPVEDPTAFREFTLEHWPAVAAQMRVRATQTNEAGRCAVLLPALAALPQPLALLEVGASAGLCLYPDRYAYRYGDRRIGTGAPVLDCAATGAPLPAAPPRVVWRAGLDLNPLDVADPADVAWLDALIWPEHTHRRARLRAAASVAAADPPLLVRGDLVDDLPALAARAPADATLVVFHTSVLYQVPPPRREAFVELVRGLPGHWLANEAPDVLAHPGLPEPPGDALHNVLALDGRPLAWTRGHGQALVWFG; from the coding sequence ATGACGACAGCCGCCGCGTACCGGGAGTTCGCCACCGGCGAGACGCGCGGCCTGTCGCCGGCGTACGAGCGGCTGTCGCTCGCGGTGTCCCGCGACCGGGACCTGCTCGACCTGATCGACACCCTGCCGCCGGTCAAGCGGCAGCCGAACCTGCTGTTCGGCGTGGTCCGGCTGCTCGGCGGCCCGGTCGAGGATCCGACCGCGTTCCGCGAGTTCACGCTGGAGCACTGGCCGGCGGTCGCGGCGCAGATGCGGGTCCGGGCGACGCAGACCAACGAGGCCGGGCGCTGCGCGGTGCTGCTGCCGGCGCTCGCCGCGCTGCCGCAGCCGCTCGCGCTGCTGGAGGTGGGTGCGTCCGCCGGGCTCTGCCTCTATCCCGACCGGTACGCGTACCGCTACGGCGACCGGCGGATCGGCACCGGCGCACCGGTGCTCGACTGCGCGGCGACCGGAGCCCCGCTGCCGGCCGCGCCGCCGCGGGTCGTCTGGCGGGCCGGCCTGGACCTCAACCCGTTGGACGTGGCCGATCCGGCGGACGTCGCCTGGCTGGACGCCCTCATCTGGCCGGAGCACACGCACCGCCGGGCCCGGCTGCGCGCCGCGGCGTCGGTCGCCGCCGCCGACCCGCCGCTGCTGGTCCGCGGTGACCTGGTGGACGACCTGCCGGCGCTGGCCGCGCGGGCCCCCGCCGACGCCACGCTGGTGGTCTTCCACACGTCGGTGCTCTATCAGGTGCCGCCGCCACGGCGGGAGGCGTTCGTCGAGCTCGTCCGCGGCCTGCCCGGCCACTGGCTCGCCAACGAGGCCCCGGACGTGCTGGCCCACCCCGGCCTGCCGGAGCCTCCGGGAGACGCGTTGCACAACGTGCTGGCGCTGGACGGGCGGCCACTGGCCTGGACGCGCGGGCACGGTCAGGCGCTGGTCTGGTTCGGCTGA
- a CDS encoding NAD-dependent malic enzyme, with product MRVEPLSADGRKHVAITRLPSAGFSITIRIAVPADASSIGRLTTSVGEAGAIVTALDVVDSDPTHVIVDLTCDTADASHADQVVQALSALDGVDVRKVSDRTFLLHLGGKIEVTPKVALRTRDELSRAYTPGVARVCMAIAENPADARRLTIKRNTVAVVSDGSAVLGLGNLGPAASLPVMEGKAALFKRFGGVDAWPVVLDTQDTDEIVSIVKAIAPAYGGINLEDIAAPRCFEIEARLREALDIPVFHDDQHGTAICVLAALTNALRVVGKQLADVRVVVSGAGAAGTAIMKLLLRQGVGDIIAYDRQGALHRGLTGLNPAWQWLAENTNKENYAGDLPGAIVDADVFIGVSAPNLLTGDDIAMMAKDAIVFALANPDPEVDPREARKHAAVVATGRSDQPNQINNVLAFPGVFRGMLDAHAEEFTEEMAIAAARAIADVVGEDKINPTVIVPSVFDSRVAPAVAAAVRAAATNPSPVPAADPGPADLPEIAAKDAATP from the coding sequence ATGCGAGTCGAGCCGCTCAGCGCCGACGGAAGGAAACACGTGGCCATCACCCGACTGCCGAGTGCCGGATTCTCCATCACGATCCGGATCGCCGTACCGGCGGACGCCTCGTCGATCGGCCGGCTGACCACCTCCGTCGGGGAGGCCGGCGCCATCGTCACCGCGCTGGACGTGGTCGACTCCGACCCGACCCACGTGATCGTCGACCTCACCTGCGACACCGCTGACGCCAGCCACGCCGACCAGGTCGTCCAGGCGCTCAGCGCGCTCGACGGCGTGGACGTGCGCAAGGTCTCCGACCGCACCTTCCTGCTGCACCTCGGCGGCAAGATCGAGGTCACCCCGAAGGTGGCGCTGCGCACCCGCGACGAGCTGTCCCGGGCGTACACCCCGGGGGTGGCCCGGGTCTGCATGGCGATCGCCGAGAACCCGGCCGACGCCCGCCGCCTCACCATCAAGCGCAACACGGTCGCCGTGGTCAGCGACGGCTCCGCCGTGCTGGGCCTGGGCAACCTCGGCCCGGCCGCGTCGCTGCCCGTCATGGAGGGCAAGGCCGCGCTGTTCAAGCGCTTCGGCGGGGTGGACGCCTGGCCGGTCGTCCTCGACACCCAGGACACCGACGAGATCGTCTCGATCGTCAAGGCCATCGCGCCCGCGTACGGCGGGATCAACCTGGAGGACATCGCCGCGCCGCGCTGCTTCGAGATCGAGGCCCGGTTGCGGGAGGCGCTGGACATCCCGGTCTTCCACGACGACCAGCACGGCACCGCGATCTGCGTGCTCGCCGCGCTCACCAACGCGCTGCGCGTCGTGGGCAAGCAGCTCGCGGACGTCCGGGTCGTCGTCTCCGGCGCCGGCGCCGCCGGCACCGCGATCATGAAGCTGCTGCTGCGCCAGGGTGTGGGCGACATCATCGCGTACGACCGCCAGGGCGCGCTGCACCGCGGCCTCACCGGGCTCAACCCGGCCTGGCAGTGGCTGGCCGAGAACACCAACAAGGAGAACTACGCGGGCGACCTGCCCGGGGCGATCGTGGACGCGGACGTCTTCATCGGCGTGAGCGCGCCGAACCTGCTCACCGGTGACGACATCGCCATGATGGCCAAGGACGCGATCGTGTTCGCGCTGGCCAACCCCGACCCGGAGGTCGACCCGCGCGAGGCGCGCAAGCACGCCGCGGTGGTCGCCACCGGCCGCTCCGACCAGCCCAACCAGATCAACAACGTGCTCGCCTTCCCCGGCGTGTTCCGCGGCATGCTCGACGCCCACGCCGAGGAGTTCACCGAGGAGATGGCGATCGCGGCCGCGCGGGCCATCGCCGACGTGGTCGGCGAAGACAAGATCAACCCGACGGTGATCGTGCCCAGCGTCTTCGACTCGCGGGTCGCCCCCGCGGTCGCCGCCGCCGTACGCGCCGCCGCGACGAACCCGTCCCCGGTACCGGCCGCCGACCCCGGCCCCGCCGACCTGCCGGAGATCGCCGCGAAGGACGCCGCCACCCCGTAA